Proteins encoded in a region of the Panicum hallii strain FIL2 chromosome 3, PHallii_v3.1, whole genome shotgun sequence genome:
- the LOC112885944 gene encoding probable mediator of RNA polymerase II transcription subunit 26b, with protein MADGLDRWRDFFRGAGAGICDVIENAILVAAADAPRELLHRRDRIAERLFTAHRRDAAAPAPASLGSAAASATPATPVEEDKGSVRRVAEKESKVDSSSNGAHGGGHGHGDEDDDSDSDDERLRRAAASNYGHSYDDDDDDEDQEEDEQQHAADDAEEEEEDHEAEELEALTNEIDEESQIVGEVLRIKDLLLHKEDQSDATLFESLRRLQLMQLSVSTLKATEIGRAVNRLRKHNSQQIRHLVRTLIEGWKVLVDEWVSTTNAALADNSPGSSNPSVVDEEDEEGLPSPPLDEGAFFATQPTSIQLSEFFDEMDEDGNLRHNSDASLGNKRGNNGGRPANYSAVATQEPPRHSPGAVEKVQFRRPELARQEPSMRQANPQKPQSSSLQVKPHGVLNSNKQSKPSSYESGPGRPLKAAPPQKPFGDMKPRQTHNSVERRPATSQMDKSRLAAQSSSGARLELAKPKVNDDGLDNNRKLEAAKRRLQERYQEAENAKRQRTIQVMELGDIPKPKHQNRQPMVKSRNNLRNWANGRR; from the exons atggccgaCGGGCTGGATCGGTGGCGCGACTTCTTCCGTGGCGCCGGGGCCGGCATCTGCGACGTGATCGAGAACGCCATCCTCGTGGCGGCGGCCGACGCGCCGCGAGAGCTGCTGCACCGTCGCGACCGCATCGCTGAGCGGCTCTTCACCGCGCACCGCCgcgacgcggcggcgccggcgccggcgtcccTCGGCAGCGCTGCGGCGTCCGCCACGCCGGCCACGCCCGTCGAGGAGGACAAGGGCAGCGTGCGCCGCGTCGCCGAGAAGGAGAGCAAGGtcgacagcagcagcaacggcgCCCACGgcgggggccacggccacggcgacgaggacgaTGACTCGGACTCCGACGACGAGCGCCTCCGCCGCGCTGCGGCGAGCAACTACGGCCACAgctatgatgatgatgatgatgacgaagaCCAAGAGGAGGATGAGCAGCAGCACGCCGCTGATGAtgcggaggaagaggaagaggaccACGAGGCTGAGGAGCTTGAGGCGCTCACCAATGAGATCGACGAGGAGTCGCAGATCGTTGGTGAGGTCCTCCGCATCAAGGACCTCCTTTTGCACAAGGAAGATCAG TCGGATGCCACTTTGTTTGAGTCGCTGAGGAGGCTGCAGTTGATGCAATTGTCTGTCTCCACGCTAAAG GCTACTGAGATTGGGAGGGCTGTTAATCGGCTGCGGAAGCACAACTCACAGCAGATTCGCCACCTCGTGCGCACTCTCATTGA AGGTTGGAAAGTTCTGGTCGATGAGTGGGTTAGTACTACAAATGCTGCACTGGCAG ATAACTCCCCTGGCTCTTCAAATCCTTCTGTTGTtgatgaggaagatgaagaagGGCTTCCATCCCCACCTTTAGATGAAGGGGCCTTCTTTGCAACCCAGCCAACTTCTATTCAACTCTCTGAG TTCTTTGATGAAATGGACGAAGATGGAA ACTTGAGACATAACAGTGATGCAAGCCTTGGAAACAAGAGGGGAAATAATGGTGGGAGACCTGCGAACTATTCAGCAGTTGCAACGCAAGAACCTCCTCGACATTCTCCTGGAGCTGTTGAAAAAGTTCAATTCAGGAGGCCAGAATTGGCAAGGCAAGAGCCATCAATGAGGCAAGCAAACCCACAGAAACCTCAAAGTTCAAGTTTGCAAGTGAAGCCTCATGGAGTGCTCAACAGCAACAAGCAATCTAAGCCCTCAAGTTATGAATCTGGGCCTGGGAGACCATTAAAGGCAGCTCCTCCACAGAAACCCTTTGGTGACATGAAACCTAGACAAACTCACAATTCTGTCGAGAGAAGGCCTGCAACGAGCCAGATGGAT AAATCAAGGCTCGCCGCACAATCTTCATCAGGAGCCAGGCTAGAGTTGGCAAAGCCAAAGGTCAATGATGATGGTTTGGATAATAACAGGAAGCTGGAAGCAGCAAAGAGAAGGCTCCAGGAGCGTTACCAGGAGGCTGAGAATG CCAAAAGGCAGCGCACGATACAAGTAATGGAGCTGGGTGACATACCAAAGCCTAAGCATCAAAACAGACAACCTATGGTGAAGTCCCGGAATAACCTTAGGAATTGGGCGAACGGGCGGCGCTAA